From the genome of Candidatus Margulisiibacteriota bacterium:
GGACATGGTAGTTGTAGAAGGCGTAGAAGCGGGCGGTCATTTGGGTACAGATAGACCAATGAGAGAAATCTTAAAAGAAGTTGTAGAAGAAATTAATGGCGAGATACCAGTACTTGCAGCTGGTGGCGTTTTGTATGGAAAAGACATTTGCGAAGTTATGAAAATGGGAGCTAGTGGAGTGCAAATGGCAACTAGATTTGTCATGAGTGATGAATGTAATGCTGATAGAAAATTTAAAGAAATGTATCTTAAATATGGGGACAAAAAAACTGTTAAGTTTATGAGTCCAGTAGGTTATCTTGGTAGAGCTATTCCGAATGCTTATATGGAGAGGGTTACAGGTGGAGCGATTAAGGATCGTTGTACTCATCTTTGCTTAAAGTCCTGTAGTAGAAAGTTTTGTATTATTGAATCTTTAATTAGGGCACAACAGGGTGATGTTGAAAACGGTATTGTGTTTGCAGGAGAAAGATTTAATGAAATTAAAGACATTTTGCCAGCAAAAACAATAATAAAAAACTTATTAGCGGAGATTAAAAATTGTTCGGAGGCTGCAGCATGACAAAGAAAAGAGTAGTAATAACAGGACTCGGGGTTGTTTCTCCGTTAGGGAATAATCTGCAGACAACATGGGATAAATTACTTGCGGGTAAAAGTGGCGTCGTTTATTTAGAAGACGAAGGTTTTACTGATTTTCCAACAAGAATTGCTGGGACAGTGAAAGATTTTAATCCAGACGATTTTGGCATTAACCCAAAAGATGCAAGAAGAATGGCGAGATTTTTACAGCTTGCTGTTGCTGCCTCTAAAGAAGCAGTCGCAGATTCTGGAATAGATATCGCGGCGAATCCTGAGATGATAGGTGTTGGAATAGGTTCTGGTGTTGGTGGTATTGATATAATGGCAGAGAATGCGATTGCCTTACACGAAAGAGGTGTCAGAAAAGTTTCTCCTTTTACAGTTCCTATGATGATTAATGATATGGCAGCTGGAATAGTGAGCATCGAAACTGGTGCAAAAGGGCCAAATTTTTGCGTGACTACTGCCTGTGCTTCAGGCACTCATACAATAGGGAGTAGTTATAAGTTTATCCAAGATGGCCAAGCAGTTGCGATGATTACAGGTGGTTCAGAAGCTGCAGTAACTCCCTTAGGAATGGCAGGATTTTGTGCAGCTAAGTCACTTTCTACTAGAAATGATGACCCAGAAAAAGCAAGTAGACCATTTGATAATGACCGAGATGGGTTTGTCATGGGTGAAGGTGCCGGAATTCTTGTTTTAGAGGAATTAGAGCACGCAAAAGCTAGAGGTGCAAAAATTTATGCTGAACTAGTTGGGTTTGGTGCTTCAGGAGATGCTTACCATTTAACAGCTCCTCCAGAAGACGGCAATGGTGCTGCTAGAGCAATGAAGATGGCTTTAAAAGATGCAGGGATTGCTCCTGAAGAAGTGGATTATATTAATGCGCATGGAACTTCAACAAAGCTGAATGATCAACAAGAAACGAATGCTATTAAAACAGTTTTTGGTAAAGCAGCTTATAAAGTAATGGTTGGTTCAACTAAATCTATGACTGGTCACCTATTAGGTGCAGCTGGTGGAATAGAAGCAGTATTTGTAGCGAAGGTGCTTGAAACAGGTCTGGTTCCTCCAACAATTAATTATGATACTCCCGATGTTGAGTTAGGTTTAGACCTTGATTACGTACCAAATGTAGTTAGAAAAGCAGATGTTAAAGTGGCTATGTCTAATTCTTTTGGGTTTGGTGGTCATAATGGTGTTATTGTTATGAAGAAGTACGTTAATTAA
Proteins encoded in this window:
- a CDS encoding nitronate monooxygenase; amino-acid sequence: MELKLLKIKNFKPVLPIIQGGMAIRVSTGNLAGAVAAENAVGIIAASGMEHDEIIKEVKIAREKAGGKGLIGVNIMIAATECLDLVRASLEAAVDLIFVGAGFSKEVFKIIKESGQNVAIVPIVSSAKAARLSLKLGADMVVVEGVEAGGHLGTDRPMREILKEVVEEINGEIPVLAAGGVLYGKDICEVMKMGASGVQMATRFVMSDECNADRKFKEMYLKYGDKKTVKFMSPVGYLGRAIPNAYMERVTGGAIKDRCTHLCLKSCSRKFCIIESLIRAQQGDVENGIVFAGERFNEIKDILPAKTIIKNLLAEIKNCSEAAA
- the fabF gene encoding beta-ketoacyl-ACP synthase II — translated: MTKKRVVITGLGVVSPLGNNLQTTWDKLLAGKSGVVYLEDEGFTDFPTRIAGTVKDFNPDDFGINPKDARRMARFLQLAVAASKEAVADSGIDIAANPEMIGVGIGSGVGGIDIMAENAIALHERGVRKVSPFTVPMMINDMAAGIVSIETGAKGPNFCVTTACASGTHTIGSSYKFIQDGQAVAMITGGSEAAVTPLGMAGFCAAKSLSTRNDDPEKASRPFDNDRDGFVMGEGAGILVLEELEHAKARGAKIYAELVGFGASGDAYHLTAPPEDGNGAARAMKMALKDAGIAPEEVDYINAHGTSTKLNDQQETNAIKTVFGKAAYKVMVGSTKSMTGHLLGAAGGIEAVFVAKVLETGLVPPTINYDTPDVELGLDLDYVPNVVRKADVKVAMSNSFGFGGHNGVIVMKKYVN